The genomic DNA gtgctttgaaatttgcagacaaatcaagtGTTCTGTTtagataatttatttataattttgcactgtacgtattattgtaatcagtaaaaacatcaaagtgatcaaatagccatgtgtcatatatcgttggaaagctctcaaagagtagaatacaaccagctgttgggcctcatgtattcagatagaagacaaaggcaggcctaacacagtcgtaaaaacataactcaagcccccaccttctaagtcgtaaattttactgataaacatcacgccaaaatcaaacaaagggagtccaaaacagactacaggtccatgaagccttgctcactaaaggatcgagctctcaactcctattggaagaggcacacaacagaacgtccctcaaacatgacatcatcaggagttgaaataattctgaaatgcatccagaattcacttccagcgacttagttcaccgaatatagacatagcttttgctgctctccagtgcagccttgtggcacaaggaagtaatgtccaacttgaaactgtagccatacaatctccatctcgctggatgagttgagattactctgtgttcaaccaaacactctaacggatccgaaggagaccgccgagcaattcgcatcttcatccgttagATTcagttgattaatttaaatattaattaataactacagaaataattattaattatttctgatagtaacactgatctaaaccaccagtaaagccctacacagccAATTACAGACAAAATATAGCAAGTAAAAGATAATTACACATCTTTGACATACACATGTAAACAGGCGTTGCTTATAAgccgcgttttcgcttataacttcatgaaaaataaacagaatataaaatatcacataccattacttaaagGTGATTCCTGTTAAAACGACCACATGCAATGTAATCGGATGCATTGTTCGCTAGATAATCCACGCGAAGCAcagtgtgcacacagcacataatgtgctatctggctaaaaacagttagatttcctggatcagattacttcatcggaaatgatgtagtactTTGTCCAGCATCATGTAATgttaaaccaatcatattaggattcaaATCATTGCAACCAGCGgtgaaagtcatccaaatatgggcagagaggattgttcacactaattacatatggccaacaggagatggcaccaagtacatgacacaaactcaatgatggctcaaatgacacagaatggaactgaatgagatctcattactcatgcctgcatgctttggagagagagcatacctttagtcattgttgtatttgtatgtgcaattacttatgtacaattattatgttttatttgtttggagaggcttttagtcacatggagatgtttttggacacaaggataaataatatttttaacactGTAacatttgattgctttgtcatatcaacacaattttactcagttacaggtgacatgttttggaacaaaacaaaagcaaaagtttTTCGGAGCTaacttatttacaccctgagatatactgtataatgttaaattagaaacatttaagttttattgatttttcagcagtttcagagtctcataatttatcataatctatatcatttaaaaaaaaaatacgttttctttaaaattataccaaacaatagactttgtttttttgtttttgtttttttgtatagttaaatgtcttttatttttgccatgccactgaaacagaaaatctttcagcgagtaaagatgctgactaccacacctggagtcgcaagttcgaatccagggcatgctgagtgactccagtcaggcttcctaagcaaccaactggcccggttgctagggtgggtagagtcacgttgggttaaccttctcgtggtcgctataatgtggttctcaatgtggggcacgtggtgagttgtgtgtggacgccgcggagaatagcgtgaagcctccacacgtgctatgtctccgttcaacaagccacatgataagatgtgtgtattgactgtctcagaagcagaggcaactgagatttgtcctccgccacccggattgaggagagtcactacgccatcacgaggacctagagtgcattgggaattgggcatgccaaattggggagaaaaggggaggaaaaaaaaaaaaccttcaaagcttaaaagggttaaaaaaaacaggaaaatgcCATCTGTCAGCATAATTTCCACCacataattctattaaacacaatactgtacataatttGAGATGCTgtaaatgacactgtggtgggaattctATGacttttagaatgttttttttatttttttacagaattgACAAATCTCCTGTgcatacatacactgttggacattgttagtagacaattTGATTTTCTAGAAATTCACAgggctaaaagtgcctgaaattgaagaatcACCCGTATACAAAGCAGATTTAATGAAAATTCGGTTGTCACTATATTAACTTTTTGGGACTTAATTCGGTTGttgaatgcggttgtcactccggTAAATAACCAAACTCTGTTTGTACAAAAAACAGGATTAAAAATCTCTGTGTAATCTTTAATCTCTGTCCAATCATGCAGCTCCATGCGCCTTCACATCCATCACTGCACACATGGACTGTTACAGCAGCCATATAACAGTCAGCTGGCAGCTGAACGAAGGCTCTTCCATCTACGTGGCCACAGCAGAAGGTCAGGACCTCAGCATCCTGGTATGCAACAGCACAGGCAATTCCTGTGACCTCACTGGAGTGCAGTGTGGAATGCAGTACACTATTATAGTGTCCGCCGCCTCCGACAAATGCAGCAGCCAGCGGAGTCCCCCTTACAAAATTAACACAGGTACACAACTACAGATCCACACAGACAACTACACAATTAATAATCTTCTGTATACGGTAACTTGACAAGAAATACATTATACTGGAACAACCTAACTACTAAGTAACACTGTGTCCTAAACAGGCGTGATGCTGTAATTTTCCAGCAaaagtaatttgtctgtccacactgaaagcgAAAAGCTGCATGACGGCCAATCATAACTTGTtggatgtttaatatacagttatttggagcaggattttggaccaattaaATTTCACTGTGGGCGGGGCCACCCAGCGCAACACAGCGGAAAGAGAAATCAAGTGATAAACAAAATGTGCTGCCTGGTTGTGTCTGGTTAGAACATGGTGTAAGAGATCATTTACATTCACCTGGTTCTTAAAGTAAAATAAGtgctattttattaatatatatatatatatatatatatattttttttttttttacaaatatattttactgtaatgctgcaattgaccaatcacaatAAAGTATTCCAGAGAACTGTGTAATAATGTCATATTAACCTTTGCTCTGACCCGTGACCTCTTAGAATCTTCTTAGAATCTTAGAACTATAATTTGTCCAACAAACAATTTAATATTGTGAAGAATGTCTATGCCACTTTTTTTCCCCAATAAAACAAAGATGAACAAGggcttttaagcttcaaaaatgacaataaataaataaataaataaacaatagggCTGTGAATCGGTTATAAATGTTGAACTAAACaaattatcattaaacattaaaatattatcatgaatatacagtatttactttaCACATTGTATCAAAGAACTTGGAAATTggttatttatcatttattttaattattttaatatgtacatgGTAAAATGTTCTATTTTTTGCAAATCCCATTGAGTCTCTATCACACATGCTGGGTCTCTTGCACGGTTTCATTTTttacactggttcagatgacagtgagcaagTGTTTTCGTGTGATGTAAAGAGAAAGGctgcttgcccgtatctctcccacacctggctcaccacttgctggtgaagtctccattctccgtacagtaaatccgctcccgtgtttattatgcctgggacatgTGTCGCACATAATAAATAAGCATGCACTGTTCCAcaaaatcagtttctgtgctaggatgtgcagtcgagtcgagcatgtaccctcctggaaatttatatatgccaattttaaccacaggaagtggggaaaaacattagtttcaggaagtaaaaaaaaaaacaacaaaaaaactgttactgcattaattgcattaatgttttttaatgtgttaaacaGTCCACTATTAATGACAAAAATTAACCCATAATAAAAGTTGTCAAAATGACTTGAACGCTATGTTCCAAGACTTCTAAAGCCATTTAATAtccttgtgtgaggaacagtcgttattcactgaaaatcacaCTCTCAATCACGTGTGCATATTTAACCTTGCCGCATCAAGACACACGGCGTTAGTTTTTACATGCTGTGTGACTAATCACGATACACTAAGTTATGCATGAGTGCGACTTTGTGAAATATTGGCCATTgaattctgcagaaatctgcaGGCACAGAATTCATGGATTCCTACCCAAAACCTCTCCTTTCTATTCTCCTGCAGCACCTTGTGCTCCTCAAAATGTGTCTGCGAAGCCGGTGTGTGAAACAAATGGCCTGCAGGCATCATGGTCCAACTCTCTGGTTACCGAGTCATACTTTCTCATGGCCAGGGGCAGAGACGGGGACATCCACACCTGCAGAAGCATTGTGAACAACTGCACCCTGCCCCACCTGCACTGTGGACAGACTTATTACGTTAGTGTAACAGCTTCAGCTGGAAACTGCACCAGCCTTGCCAGTCAGCAGGTTGCCTTCCACATGGGTAAGAccatcacaaaaacacacacactctgcatctattaatatacagtatgtatcaaaATATCAGTCAACTCAGTCAAAGAGGACACAGCCATCCACATTTGGTGAAACTTATACCTACCAAAAATGTTCAAAAGCAACATTAAAGACACATGAAACAGCACAACGAGAAATCCTTATACagtatttgcagacagtatatgataaaaGTTGTATTGCTATTtgtctttttatcattagacaagacagttaaaagttacagagaaCTGAATGAAACATTTTAAGCACATTAAACATCAAAAGCTCATGTGCGTCTACCGTGCATGTGGTAACACGGTGGCACATATTAAAAAAACGAACAAACTGGAAAATGGACGATATTCGATGCTGTCACACGAAACTAATCGGCCAAATGAGAAAATGCATTGCTACTGGAGATCATTTTAAATGACCAAATATCTGCTGATTCATGGCGATGTATCAGTTGACATTATCAGTGGTGTTTGCAAAGGTAAGTATCACTAATACTGCTTATACGTTGGGTTACCAAACCAAGTGTTAAATATGTGAGCTTATCTTGTCCTCCACCATTTTTGCTAAGCTTATCTTGTCCTCCACCATTTTTGCTAAGGACATGAATTGTGTGTCATCTTGAGGAGAGGtgatccatcttttttttttttggttgaaggATAAAACTGGCAAAAAATACCATAAACCTATAGCATAGCAAACAttgataaatacatttgattaatgtgattattttgattatacatATAACCTTTTTGGCATATcacgtaattaatttgattttaatcGACTGATAGTCCTGCTTTAATATGAGCTgacacagaaagacagacagaccttTAACGTATATACTTGCATATACCCTAAAGGCTCCAAAAGTGATAAATAATACAACACATTTTTAAGAAATGATTGGATAAAGTTTTGAAGCTAGATACTATATATTATTACTTAATATACTTTATTTACTGTGTATATATTaccatataatatatttatacactgttactctgtatgtactgtatactgtattactGCAGTATGTTTTATTAACTGCCCAGTGACCGTGacttactttattttattttggtcttTACAGTGCCCTGTGAACCTCAGAATCTGAGTGTAGTGGTGCAGTGTGATGCCAGGACAGCAACACTCTCATGGACAGAGAGTCAGGGATCACTACAGTACTTTACATGGGCTCAAACCAAGGAGGGGAACACACTTCACTGTGACACCACAAATACTTCCTGTAGCATCCGTGGATTGACCTGTGGGACAGTGTATAACTTCAGTGCACAGGCAACAGATGGCACATGCAACAGCTCCATCAGCATGCCAGTCCAGAAGGGCGCAGGTATACACACAAATCAGAGTGTTATTATCAGTGCTACATGATTTAACAATATACAACACAAAAATCCCTTTAGAATAGTATTCCTCAGTTCTTAGTTCATTCTTGGTTCATATTTCCtgctattttcattttttttttttttttttttacattgtgacattaatttCATGACAATTCATTAATTTCATTATCTATGAATTGTCGTTACTGCAATGCAtttggatgttttacttttgagtttgatGGTACTGTATTTCTCAttctcaatgatgattctcacttgatttgtattacagtaacactttaaaattacttttaaactaaaaggttgtatatgttaatattagttaatgcactatgaactaacatgaactaaaaataaagaattttatttttattaacattaacaaagattaataataaatgctgtaaaacatacagtatattgttcattgttagttaatgatacttaatgcattaatgttaacaaatggaaccttattgtagtgttaccctGTAATTCGTTCAATTTATTGAGTAAAAGAaagttaatataatattttatttttttttttatagaaagcaGTATACATTAAAGGCAACATTACAAATAAtatcattatttataaatattttacaatttaatcatattgtgtttattttgaaaatagTCTTCATTTTCTATAAGCAAAAtatcatttagttttttttgttttttttgttttggactGGATTGCTGTAAATATCCAGGATTATTTGAAAATAATACATTGAAAAGCATTTTTAGGGTGAAAATCCTTATTAAATTTTGCAATATCCGCTTATTAAACTTTTATTAAAGCAATTAAACTCACATTAACCCTTGACTTAGCCTCAGTTGTAAAAATCAGTAAAATTGTGAATTTCACGAAGAACATGTTAGGGTCAAATTTCAACCCAATTTTTAGTAATGCCTATTTTTAGGAACAtcagtatttttcattttttttttttttttttatttcattgtgacattattttcatgacaagttCATATTATCTCCCCagttctcattacagtaatgcattcgGATGGTTTACTTTTGAGTTTCTTTGTAATTTTCATTTTCTCAATGATGATTCTTATATGATCCAGTAATATtgtaatgaaaatcatcctgACAGAACAcaatgaatgatttttttttttttttttttaattaaagtgaGCAAATATAAAAAGAAAGTACAATGaacactaccatgatgtataaatacttcacaactcaaatatatatgtatttttgccATATGTCTTATTGGTTTAAAAACAAGCTTAATTTTCTTCaaggaaaatatatatacaggagGTATGTATTTTTgccttttaattttggggtgacatATGACCGAAGTATGACAAATATATTCTTAACATGTTTTGTGTGATTCACCCAAAAGTTCTTGTGACGTCTTTTGAAAGTGATGTCTTATTAACCATCTGTTGACTGTCCTGTAGTCCCATGTCCTCCTGGTACTGTGAAAGTGAAGACTCATCTTTTGGGTGATGCCACTCTGATCATGGTTTCCTGGAGTTTTGTGGACTGTCCTAATGTCACGTACCTGGTGCAGGTGACCGGCCGTATCCAGGACGACCTGCAGTCAGTTTTGGACGTGTCATCTTATTGGACAGACAGAAACTACTTTGAGTTCCCTGTGCCATGTAGCACCTCCTACAATCTGACAGTTCGAGCACAAAATTCAGCTGGAATCAGCAAACCATCTCCGGCCATTACTGGTGTTACAGGTACCAGATAACACTGAAAAATAgcaaggatttttttattttatagagaTATTACTGAAGACACACAGCCACTGTGCCAACAGGACAGCTTATCTAATTAAAGTTAAAATTTAAAGAGTGCATTTCTAAACTTAGAAAAGGAAAGATTatcagaacagacagacagacagatttcagTATAATGGGTCAACAATTGGTTCAGAACATACTGAAACATCTCTCTGTATATCTCTTTAGTTCCCTGTCCTCCACTAGATGTCACTTTCATGGGTGATAACTCCTCAGCAACAGTGGCATGGAAGTCCTCAGCTCTTACCACAGGATACACCATATACCAGCTCTTCTCTGGGGGCAGAGTGGCTGTTTGCAGCACTACAAACCTCAGCTGTCAGGCCTCTGGGCTGCAGGGCTCCAGTACTGGCGTGACAGCCAGGAACAGTGCAGGAGAGAGCATTGCCTCTATAGTGATTACTGGTAAGACAATAAAGATGTGTGGGTTGTAGGGGCATGATCCTATTGTcatcctcattttcttaaaagaatattcttaGTTAAATACAATTTAAGTGCTTCTGACAATggacttacagtggaagtctagGGGCAatcattgtgtttttgtatagacttccattgtaagcctATAAatacaaactgagggatgagtgtgaattatttttttgtggtaaaagAGCTTAAGTGGTATTTAACCTAGAAAATGAATACTGTATGTGCATCTTTGGCaggaatatatttattgaatCTTTGCATGTGCAAATTGCAAAGTTTACTAATGCATAGCTTTTACAGGCCAAACATCCAACCGTCGAAGGAGAGACTTGAGAGCAGCCGAAATCTTTGCAGGACTGACCTCTGGTGAGATATTCTACACTCTTTCATGTGAATAATTGTGAACAGTTCAAAAATTACTTATTTTGCTTAGTTGTCAATAAAATAATGGCACAAAGCAAGAAAATAATGGTCCTTAAATtaagtttcattttctttaaattttgtggtgaaatatgacccaggcaTGCTCTTAACAGGTTTTGTaaaaaccacctacctaaacaaCATCATTGATAGAACAAAATTAAGAGGAAAAATGTATCTAAAGAATAAAAGGAGTTTGAAGCTGTCATTAATCAAGTACTGTTACCTCTGCAGACCAGCTGTCAGTGCCTGAGGTAAAGGCTGCTCGTGTTGCGGGGCTGTCACTGCAGGTTGAGTGGTCTCCAGTAACGGGGGCAAGTTACTACACACTGATTGTGAGAGAGGACACCATGTCTGGCACTACGAAAGAGGTTCTGTCAGTCTATGATGAGATTGCTACTGTTACTGACCTAAAACCTGCCACATGCTACTGTGTCGTCCTGTCTGCCAAAACCTCCATCACTCAGAGTGCTTATTcccaacctgtgtgtgtcaccactGGAGTCTCTGAGTAAACTGGCTTCCTCCAGGGTGGACTGtgaagcaatgtgataaacaACCAACAGATGCTGTTTCCCATGTTAGTTTTTTGATCACTACTGGATAGAAAAATGTAACAAATCAGCAGAAATTCTAAACAAATACAGTGTCAAGCCTTGTGACTGATCACCTCTATAACTAATcatttataatgaatataatcaaaataaaacgaatcactattattattatttcgatTTTTTACTGATGTAATATCTAATATATGATGATTTCTGTTAATCAAAatcaaaaagcatatttttttttatgaaaaactcACTTAAAAGTGAATagatgtgatttcctgtttgtgGTAATGTAAGAAATGTTGCataacacattgttttttatgaaagttatataattcataaagtcattttctGTAACTAGGACATGAATTGTTTCAATCAAGAATGTTTGCATAGTCCAAATAAATGGGTAATTTATCACGCACTATTTTTAAACCTACATTGTATTTTCTGTCTGATGTTCTATACAACGTACATGGCTTTGTGAACAATCTACAACAGTAATTTTATACATAGTCACATGAAAGCATAAAAGACTGTGAAAACCAGATAGAGTGGAGTTTGCATTAAAAGCCATGCAATAGCTGTTCTAATATACTTGCTTTGCTTTTCTTCTAaattatgttgcatagtttttcTTCAGTGACCTGAAAACAAGCTTTCTCAATAGTCTTAGTGAGGAACtgaacaactttcaaaattacattttacaggcCCAGATTGTGATAcaaatgctaaataaaataaaataatgtgtttcttttttttaaataaatgtataaaataaattaccaaaataaAACACTT from Myxocyprinus asiaticus isolate MX2 ecotype Aquarium Trade chromosome 29, UBuf_Myxa_2, whole genome shotgun sequence includes the following:
- the LOC127420023 gene encoding fibronectin type III domain-containing protein 7-like, yielding MVSYDGECHSTHGPALEVPSVPCPPQNVELSWLCSSNAAFVQWNNGSGAESYVVHAISTEGDLTGCDTTNTSCVVPYFICGSEYTVSVVAVDHHCNVSKSTITGLHSVPCVPDQLQANLSCESGVADISWHPSKGAVFYTAVAQGYGGFASSCNSNSSTCEFTKLLCGLTYSISVTASNHVCTSDNSYSIWLDTVPCEPQGIVAQMECRSHTGVVSWEPGERGVSYLVQASSPDGHQIHCDSPATSCRLPSLYCGQAYNLTVTGRNRDCDSQSAFSKLHSVPCAPTNVQASLICLSNSAAVTWQSASGALSYQAEGITVDGNHTAYCNSSVTHCNLEHLLCGQTYNVSVLSVDTACRSEESAFTQVHTAPCPPQAVDVQVNCSARVITVTWEANLDAELFHVKAVTTEGVVLSCDSTGTSCSISSLPCGRSYSITVTAVRGGCESQPSTAVNAPSAPCVPLGETGNLDCVTNSALVSWLEAEGVESYSVLAVDVSGDNSSCSTTGLHCNVPSLRCGGLYTFHVTAVNSFCRSRPSNTFQIQTAPCAFTSITAHMDCYSSHITVSWQLNEGSSIYVATAEGQDLSILVCNSTGNSCDLTGVQCGMQYTIIVSAASDKCSSQRSPPYKINTAPCAPQNVSAKPVCETNGLQASWSNSLVTESYFLMARGRDGDIHTCRSIVNNCTLPHLHCGQTYYVSVTASAGNCTSLASQQVAFHMVPCEPQNLSVVVQCDARTATLSWTESQGSLQYFTWAQTKEGNTLHCDTTNTSCSIRGLTCGTVYNFSAQATDGTCNSSISMPVQKGAVPCPPGTVKVKTHLLGDATLIMVSWSFVDCPNVTYLVQVTGRIQDDLQSVLDVSSYWTDRNYFEFPVPCSTSYNLTVRAQNSAGISKPSPAITGVTVPCPPLDVTFMGDNSSATVAWKSSALTTGYTIYQLFSGGRVAVCSTTNLSCQASGLQGSSTGVTARNSAGESIASIVITGQTSNRRRRDLRAAEIFAGLTSDQLSVPEVKAARVAGLSLQVEWSPVTGASYYTLIVREDTMSGTTKEVLSVYDEIATVTDLKPATCYCVVLSAKTSITQSAYSQPVCVTTGVSE